A region from the Microbacterium lacus genome encodes:
- a CDS encoding carbohydrate ABC transporter permease — translation MTTTSTPPPATAAPRSPEPGRAPRQPKRVGFGQRLNHWDVKVAPYLYISPFFILFVIIGLFPIAYTAVISFMDWDLIRNSGTFVGFDQYAYVLSNPKFWIALRNTFSIFLLSTVPQMILAVFIAAMLDQNIRAKTFWRMGVLVPYVMAPVAVALIFSNMFGDQYGIVNTTLANFGIPPVPWHSDAFASHVAIATMVNFRWTGYNTLILLAAMQAIPRDYYEAAAIDGASKLRQFFAITVPSLRPTLIFVIVTSTIGGLQIFDEPRMYDQYGTGGADSQWLTITLWLYNIGWGEFNFGRAAALAWILFLIILVIGIINLFVTRGLVRDEGTRGAVSKRQQRAAARAARRALTETPAAGKAGQR, via the coding sequence GTGACCACGACCAGCACGCCGCCGCCGGCGACCGCGGCACCGCGTTCACCGGAACCCGGCCGGGCTCCCCGCCAGCCCAAGCGCGTCGGCTTCGGCCAGCGCCTGAACCACTGGGACGTCAAGGTCGCGCCGTACCTCTACATCTCGCCGTTCTTCATCCTGTTCGTGATCATCGGGCTCTTCCCGATCGCCTACACCGCCGTGATCTCGTTCATGGACTGGGACCTGATCCGCAACTCCGGCACGTTCGTCGGCTTCGACCAGTACGCCTACGTGCTGAGCAACCCGAAGTTCTGGATCGCGCTGCGCAACACGTTCAGCATCTTCCTGCTCTCGACCGTCCCGCAGATGATCCTCGCGGTCTTCATCGCCGCGATGCTCGACCAGAACATCCGCGCCAAGACCTTCTGGCGCATGGGCGTGCTCGTCCCGTACGTGATGGCACCCGTCGCCGTCGCCCTGATCTTCAGCAACATGTTCGGCGACCAGTACGGCATCGTGAACACGACGCTCGCGAACTTCGGCATCCCGCCGGTGCCGTGGCACTCCGACGCGTTCGCGAGCCACGTCGCGATCGCCACGATGGTGAATTTCCGCTGGACCGGGTACAACACCCTCATCCTCCTCGCCGCGATGCAGGCCATCCCGCGCGACTACTACGAGGCCGCGGCGATCGACGGTGCGAGCAAGCTGCGCCAGTTCTTCGCGATCACCGTGCCGAGTCTGCGGCCGACCCTGATCTTCGTGATCGTGACCTCCACGATCGGCGGGCTGCAGATCTTCGACGAGCCCCGCATGTACGACCAGTACGGCACGGGCGGCGCAGACTCGCAGTGGCTCACGATCACCCTCTGGCTCTACAACATCGGGTGGGGCGAGTTCAATTTCGGCCGCGCCGCCGCCCTCGCCTGGATCCTGTTCCTGATCATCCTCGTGATCGGCATCATCAATCTCTTCGTCACCCGCGGCCTCGTCCGCGACGAGGGCACGCGAGGAGCCGTCAGCAAGCGCCAGCAGCGGGCCGCCGCCCGCGCCGCGCGTCGTGCGCTGACCGAGACCCCCGCCGCCGGAAAGGCAGGACAGCGATGA
- a CDS encoding carbohydrate ABC transporter permease, which yields MSSVTRVPLHVEDDQITREEKRAGRRRARRIRGSRPGWFVYGSLGVVLAAALFPFYWSFLIGSGDSSTIRDPNMSWLPGGNFLENAASVINNPAVNFWPALWNSIYSSGLIALSVVFFSTLAGWAFAKLRFRGSRWLLVFVVATMAVPMQLGVVPLYILFSDLGWTGQIGAIIVPALTSAFGVFWMTQYLQQAVPDELIEAARVDGASSFRTFWTIGVTAARPAAAMLGLFTFVSAWNNFFWPFIVLDRQNPTLPVALSLLQSNYFVDYSIVLAGVLLATIPLLILFVFVGKQLVSGIMAGAVKG from the coding sequence ATGAGCTCCGTCACCCGCGTTCCGCTCCACGTCGAGGACGACCAGATCACCCGTGAGGAGAAGCGGGCGGGCCGCCGCCGTGCGCGCCGCATCCGCGGCTCGCGGCCGGGCTGGTTCGTCTACGGCTCGCTCGGCGTCGTCCTGGCCGCCGCGCTCTTCCCCTTCTACTGGTCGTTCCTGATCGGCTCGGGGGACTCCTCGACGATCCGCGACCCCAACATGTCGTGGCTCCCCGGGGGAAACTTCCTCGAGAACGCCGCGAGCGTGATCAACAACCCGGCCGTGAACTTCTGGCCGGCGCTGTGGAACTCGATCTACAGCTCGGGTCTGATCGCCCTGTCCGTCGTCTTCTTCTCCACGCTCGCCGGCTGGGCGTTCGCGAAGCTCCGCTTCCGCGGGTCGAGATGGCTCCTCGTCTTCGTGGTCGCCACGATGGCGGTGCCGATGCAGCTCGGCGTCGTGCCGCTGTACATCCTCTTCAGCGACCTCGGCTGGACCGGTCAGATCGGCGCGATCATCGTGCCGGCGCTCACGAGCGCGTTCGGCGTGTTCTGGATGACCCAGTACCTGCAGCAGGCCGTGCCCGACGAGCTGATCGAGGCCGCGCGGGTCGACGGGGCGAGCTCGTTCCGCACGTTCTGGACGATCGGCGTGACCGCGGCGCGTCCCGCCGCGGCGATGCTCGGCCTGTTCACGTTCGTCTCGGCGTGGAACAACTTCTTCTGGCCGTTCATCGTTCTCGACCGTCAGAACCCGACGCTCCCCGTGGCGCTCTCGCTCCTGCAGTCGAACTACTTCGTCGACTATTCGATCGTCCTCGCGGGCGTGCTGCTCGCGACGATCCCCCTCCTCATTCTGTTCGTCTTCGTCGGTAAGCAGCTCGTGAGCGGCATCATGGCCGGCGCCGTGAAGGGTTGA
- a CDS encoding LacI family DNA-binding transcriptional regulator: MSTHASGAATIEEVAAAAGVSRSTVSRVVNGSTAVSPSALESVKRAISELNYVPNRAARSLASRQTHAIALVVPEDTTRFFGDPFFAAIVSGINARVSRSDYVLNLFIASDDPGDKTTSYVRSGSVDGAIIVSHHTSDLFIDRIAAAVPVVYGGRPVRERERDYYVDVDNVRGGREATAYLIQQGRRRIASITGPRTMPAGIDRLTGFFEALAEAGLEPVAVEDGNFTADGGAAAMTRILDAGHRPDALFIASDLMARGALAVLARAGIRVPDEIAIVGFDDSPVATTVSPPLTTMRQPSFAQGEKMADVLLDLLAGRNPDHVTVLDTELVVRASV; encoded by the coding sequence ATGAGCACGCACGCGTCGGGCGCCGCCACGATCGAAGAGGTTGCGGCCGCCGCGGGCGTCTCGCGGTCGACGGTCTCCCGGGTCGTGAACGGGTCGACGGCCGTGAGCCCGAGCGCTCTGGAGTCCGTCAAGCGCGCGATCTCCGAGCTGAACTACGTGCCCAACCGTGCGGCGCGGTCGCTCGCGAGCCGGCAGACCCACGCGATCGCCCTCGTCGTGCCCGAAGACACCACGCGGTTCTTCGGCGACCCGTTCTTCGCGGCGATCGTCTCGGGCATCAACGCGCGCGTGAGCCGCTCGGACTACGTCCTGAACCTCTTCATCGCGAGTGACGACCCGGGCGACAAGACGACGAGCTACGTCCGCAGCGGCAGTGTCGACGGGGCGATCATCGTGTCGCACCACACGAGCGACCTGTTCATCGACCGGATCGCCGCCGCGGTCCCCGTGGTCTACGGCGGCCGGCCGGTCCGCGAGCGTGAGAGGGACTACTACGTCGACGTCGACAACGTGCGCGGCGGACGGGAGGCGACGGCGTACCTCATCCAGCAGGGACGGCGCCGCATCGCCTCGATCACCGGTCCGCGCACGATGCCGGCCGGCATCGACCGGCTCACCGGCTTTTTCGAAGCCCTCGCGGAGGCGGGCCTGGAGCCGGTCGCCGTCGAGGACGGCAATTTCACCGCGGACGGCGGCGCCGCGGCGATGACCCGCATCCTCGACGCGGGGCACCGCCCGGACGCGCTGTTCATCGCGAGCGACCTGATGGCCCGGGGTGCGCTCGCGGTGCTGGCCCGCGCCGGCATCCGCGTGCCCGACGAGATCGCGATCGTCGGCTTCGACGATTCCCCCGTCGCGACGACGGTCTCGCCGCCCCTCACGACGATGCGCCAGCCGTCCTTCGCCCAGGGCGAGAAGATGGCCGACGTGCTGCTCGACCTCCTGGCCGGCCGCAATCCCGATCACGTGACGGTTCTGGACACCGAGCTGGTCGTCCGCGCCAGCGTCTGA
- a CDS encoding glycoside hydrolase family 1 protein, with amino-acid sequence MTIDITKPLLVEPARLSRPFPQDFLFGAATAAYQIEGAAFEGGRRASIWDAFSRVPGAVINADNGDVACDHYHRYRDDVALMRSMGLQTYRFSTSWSRVRPDGGALNTEGVDFYSRLVDELLDAGILPWLTLYHWDLPQALQEKGGWTVRETADRFTEYALDMHDALGDRVNVWTTLNEPWCSSFLSYTAGLHAPGHYSDSEGMLAAHHLLLGHGQTVRELRARDESLNLGITLNLTVADPVDPTDPADVDAARRIDGQFNRWFLDPIFRGQYPQDIFDEIADDALRAAIRPGDLEAIATPIDTLGVNYYHGEFVGGHAPAVPPKAGDAPTDRPGRSPFPSSDGIFWHERGLPRTPMQWEVQPEGLTRLLVRVSEEYARPAGTSLFVTENGAAYDDVPVVEDGAVRVHDDERVEFVRLHLGAILDAVDAGVDVRGYFYWSLLDNFEWAWGYEKRFGIVRVDYDTQERSVKDSGREYARIIAARELDDVAPAADRE; translated from the coding sequence ATGACCATCGACATCACCAAGCCGCTCCTCGTCGAGCCCGCGCGGCTGTCCCGGCCATTCCCGCAGGACTTCCTGTTCGGCGCGGCCACCGCCGCCTACCAGATCGAGGGCGCCGCCTTCGAGGGCGGCCGACGCGCGTCGATCTGGGACGCTTTCAGTCGCGTGCCGGGCGCGGTCATCAACGCCGATAACGGCGACGTGGCGTGCGACCACTATCACCGCTACCGCGATGACGTGGCGTTGATGCGCTCGATGGGCCTGCAGACGTACCGGTTCTCCACGTCGTGGTCGCGCGTGCGCCCGGACGGCGGCGCGCTGAACACCGAGGGCGTGGATTTCTACAGCCGGCTCGTCGATGAACTGCTGGATGCCGGCATCCTGCCCTGGTTGACCCTCTACCACTGGGACCTGCCGCAGGCGCTGCAGGAGAAGGGCGGCTGGACCGTCCGCGAGACGGCTGATCGCTTCACCGAGTACGCCCTCGACATGCACGACGCGCTGGGCGACCGTGTGAACGTGTGGACGACCCTCAACGAGCCGTGGTGCTCATCGTTCCTCAGCTACACCGCGGGGCTGCACGCGCCGGGTCACTACAGCGACAGCGAGGGGATGCTGGCCGCCCACCACCTGCTGCTCGGCCACGGGCAGACGGTCCGCGAGCTGCGCGCGCGTGACGAGTCGCTGAACCTCGGCATCACGCTGAACCTCACCGTCGCGGACCCGGTGGACCCCACCGATCCGGCGGATGTGGACGCCGCGCGCCGGATCGACGGCCAGTTCAACCGCTGGTTCCTCGACCCGATCTTCCGCGGGCAGTACCCGCAGGACATCTTCGATGAGATCGCCGACGACGCCCTGCGCGCCGCCATCCGGCCGGGCGACCTCGAGGCGATCGCCACCCCGATCGACACGCTCGGCGTGAACTACTACCACGGCGAATTCGTCGGCGGACATGCGCCCGCCGTGCCGCCCAAGGCCGGCGACGCGCCGACCGATCGCCCCGGCCGCTCGCCGTTCCCCTCCTCCGACGGCATCTTCTGGCACGAGCGGGGCCTGCCGCGGACCCCCATGCAGTGGGAGGTGCAGCCCGAGGGGCTCACCCGCCTGCTCGTGCGGGTCTCGGAGGAGTACGCCCGGCCGGCCGGCACGTCGCTGTTCGTCACTGAGAACGGCGCCGCATACGACGACGTCCCGGTCGTGGAGGACGGTGCGGTGCGGGTGCACGACGACGAGCGCGTCGAATTCGTCCGGCTGCACCTCGGCGCGATCCTCGATGCGGTGGATGCCGGAGTCGACGTGCGCGGCTACTTCTACTGGTCGCTCCTGGACAACTTCGAGTGGGCGTGGGGCTACGAGAAGCGATTCGGTATTGTGCGAGTCGACTACGACACGCAGGAGCGGTCGGTGAAGGACAGCGGCAGGGAGTACGCGCGTATCATCGCGGCGCGGGAACTGGACGATGTCGCACCCGCCGCAGATCGCGAGTAG
- a CDS encoding PadR family transcriptional regulator, whose protein sequence is MKDAVDRLTPLGVMVLALLREGDMHPYEMMRLMRHRRDDRLVTITNGTLYHTVGRLERAGLLGEVGVDRDGNRPERTTYTLTGEGRDAVDEWVRRELPRIDRPAEFRIALAEAHNLERTVVVDLLRRRRDALSEDLSSLSAGHAGAQSRDVPEQFLLEVHRTEVLLRTDLAWLDALIERLDAHAFPWGVAEIATDSEHMKNYDLDRKAARL, encoded by the coding sequence ATGAAAGACGCCGTGGACCGCCTGACCCCGCTGGGCGTCATGGTGCTCGCGCTGCTCCGCGAGGGCGACATGCACCCCTACGAGATGATGCGGCTCATGCGGCACCGGCGCGACGACCGGCTCGTCACGATCACGAACGGGACGCTGTACCACACGGTGGGCCGGCTCGAACGGGCAGGGCTCCTGGGTGAGGTGGGGGTCGACCGTGACGGCAACCGGCCCGAGCGGACGACTTACACGCTCACGGGCGAGGGACGCGACGCCGTGGACGAGTGGGTGCGTCGCGAGCTGCCGCGCATCGACAGGCCGGCCGAGTTCCGCATCGCGCTCGCCGAGGCGCACAATCTCGAGCGCACCGTGGTCGTCGACCTGCTCCGTCGGCGGCGCGACGCCTTGTCCGAGGATCTCTCGAGCCTCAGCGCGGGCCACGCCGGAGCGCAGAGCCGCGACGTCCCCGAGCAGTTCCTCCTCGAAGTGCACCGCACCGAAGTGCTGCTGCGCACGGATCTCGCCTGGCTCGACGCGCTCATCGAGCGCCTGGACGCGCACGCGTTCCCGTGGGGCGTGGCCGAGATCGCCACCGACTCCGAGCACATGAAGAACTACGACCTCGACCGGAAGGCCGCACGGCTATGA
- a CDS encoding ABC transporter substrate-binding protein, protein MNSRAFRRGAVAVAAFSASAIVLAGCAGSSGGSSSSDPNGEIELTVATFNDFGYTDELFQEYMDENPNVKIVHNKAATSNDARANYFQKLGKTGLADIEAIEVDWLPEVMKYSDLLAPVPADLTDRWLDWKVQAATDPAGNLIGYGTDIGPEGICYRSDLFAAAGLPTDREEVAALFEGDWAKYFEVGQQYTTATGKAFFDSAGGTYQGMINQVEAAYEDPESGEIIATTNPEVKDIYDQVLEASATESAHLGQWSDDWFAGLSNGAFATMLCPGWMLGVISGNAPDVTGWDIANVFPNGGGNWGGSYLTVPANGANVEAAQKLADWLTAPEQQIKAFTAAGTFPSQNEALSDPTLLEATNEYFNNAPVGQILSDRAKAVDVTPFKGEFYFQINDAMQKALTRVEDGTQDAAASWDQWVAEVDALK, encoded by the coding sequence GTGAACTCACGTGCCTTCCGCAGAGGCGCCGTGGCCGTGGCCGCGTTCTCAGCATCCGCCATCGTCCTCGCCGGCTGCGCCGGCAGCAGTGGTGGCTCGTCCTCGAGCGACCCCAACGGGGAGATCGAACTCACCGTCGCCACGTTCAACGACTTCGGCTACACGGACGAGCTCTTCCAGGAGTACATGGACGAGAACCCGAACGTGAAGATCGTCCACAACAAGGCCGCCACGTCCAACGACGCGCGCGCCAACTACTTCCAGAAGCTCGGCAAGACCGGCCTGGCCGACATCGAGGCGATCGAGGTCGACTGGCTCCCCGAGGTCATGAAGTACTCCGACCTGCTCGCGCCGGTCCCCGCGGACCTCACCGACCGCTGGCTGGACTGGAAGGTCCAGGCCGCGACCGACCCCGCCGGCAACCTCATCGGCTACGGCACCGACATCGGCCCCGAGGGCATCTGCTACCGCTCCGACCTGTTCGCCGCGGCGGGCCTGCCGACGGATCGCGAAGAGGTCGCCGCGCTGTTCGAGGGCGACTGGGCGAAGTACTTCGAGGTCGGCCAGCAGTACACGACCGCGACCGGCAAGGCGTTCTTCGACTCCGCCGGCGGCACCTACCAGGGCATGATCAACCAGGTCGAGGCGGCGTACGAAGACCCCGAGTCCGGTGAGATCATCGCCACGACCAACCCCGAGGTCAAGGACATCTACGACCAGGTGCTCGAGGCGAGCGCCACCGAGTCCGCCCACCTCGGCCAGTGGTCCGACGACTGGTTCGCGGGACTCAGCAACGGCGCCTTCGCGACGATGCTCTGCCCGGGCTGGATGCTCGGCGTGATCTCGGGCAACGCACCCGACGTCACCGGCTGGGACATCGCGAACGTCTTCCCCAACGGCGGCGGCAACTGGGGCGGCTCGTACCTGACCGTCCCCGCCAACGGCGCGAACGTCGAGGCGGCGCAGAAGCTCGCCGACTGGCTGACCGCTCCCGAGCAGCAGATCAAGGCGTTCACGGCCGCGGGCACGTTCCCGAGCCAGAACGAGGCGCTGAGCGACCCGACGCTTCTCGAGGCGACGAACGAGTACTTCAACAACGCACCCGTCGGCCAGATCCTGTCCGACCGCGCGAAGGCCGTGGATGTCACCCCGTTCAAGGGCGAGTTCTACTTCCAGATCAACGACGCGATGCAGAAGGCGCTCACCCGCGTCGAGGACGGCACGCAGGACGCCGCCGCTTCGTGGGACCAGTGGGTCGCTGAAGTCGACGCCCTGAAGTAA
- a CDS encoding phosphoribosylaminoimidazolesuccinocarboxamide synthase, whose translation MSSPLDLPGWRHVYSGKVRDLYVPDDLEPDAPAERMLVVASDRVSAFDHVLEPGIPDKGVLLTTLSLWWFDRLAVGGDGARGIPNHLVADHVLGADGPRELIPDAVSGRAMVVKALEMQPIECVVRGYLTGSGWAEYKMDGTVCGIPLPAGLANGDRLPEPIFTPAFKAPMGEHDENISFERTVEIVGAETAAELRDLSLEIYTRAARIGEERGLILADTKFEFGRDEQGVMTLADEVLTSDSSRYWDAEAWRTGTTPAARMASFDKQIVRDWLAANWDKTGTPPELPAEIVAQTAARYRELLSRLTS comes from the coding sequence GTGAGCTCACCCCTCGATCTGCCCGGCTGGCGGCACGTCTACTCCGGCAAGGTCCGCGACCTGTACGTCCCGGACGACCTCGAGCCGGACGCGCCCGCCGAGCGTATGCTCGTCGTCGCGAGCGACCGGGTGAGCGCATTCGACCACGTTCTCGAGCCCGGCATCCCCGACAAGGGCGTGCTGCTGACGACGCTGAGCCTCTGGTGGTTCGATCGGCTCGCGGTCGGCGGCGACGGGGCGCGCGGCATCCCGAATCACCTCGTCGCGGACCACGTGCTCGGAGCCGACGGGCCGCGGGAGCTGATCCCGGACGCCGTCTCCGGCCGGGCGATGGTCGTGAAGGCGCTCGAGATGCAGCCGATCGAATGCGTCGTGCGCGGGTACCTGACCGGGTCGGGCTGGGCGGAGTACAAGATGGACGGCACGGTGTGCGGCATCCCGCTGCCCGCAGGGCTTGCGAACGGGGATCGACTGCCCGAACCGATCTTCACCCCCGCGTTCAAAGCCCCGATGGGCGAGCACGACGAGAACATCTCGTTCGAGCGGACCGTCGAGATCGTGGGTGCAGAGACGGCGGCGGAGCTGCGCGACCTGTCACTGGAGATCTACACACGCGCGGCGCGCATCGGCGAGGAGCGCGGCCTGATCCTCGCGGACACGAAGTTCGAGTTCGGCCGCGACGAGCAGGGAGTGATGACGCTGGCCGACGAGGTGCTCACGAGCGATTCGTCGCGGTACTGGGATGCCGAGGCCTGGCGTACCGGGACGACGCCGGCGGCCCGCATGGCGAGTTTCGACAAGCAGATCGTGCGGGACTGGCTCGCGGCGAACTGGGACAAGACGGGCACCCCGCCCGAGCTTCCCGCCGAGATCGTGGCGCAGACCGCGGCTCGCTATCGCGAACTGCTGTCGCGCCTGACCTCCTGA